TGGTGATCACGAAGGGCGCCGGCCGGATCGCCGAGGTGGCGGCCCGCTTCACCCTCGACGCGATGCCCGGCAAGCAGATGTCCATCGACGCCGACCTCAACGCCGGCTTGATCACCGAGGCGGACGCCCGCCGCCGGCGGGAGGGCATCGCCCGGGAGGCCGACTTCTACGGCGCCATGGACGGCGCGTCCAAGTTCGTGCGGGGCGACGCGGTGGCAAGCCTGATCATCACGGCCATCAACATCCTGGGCGGGCTCGCTGTCGGCGTGCTCCAGCAGGGCGTGGGGCTCGTCGACGCGCTTCAGGCGTACACGATCCTCACCGTGGGCGATGGTCTCGTCACGCAGATCCCCGCGCTGATCGTTTCCACCGCGGCCGGCATCGTCGTGACCCGGGCCGCCGCCGAATCCGACCTCTCGTCGGATCTCGTCAGCCAGCTCACGCTGCGCCCGCGCGCCCTCGGCGTCACTGCGGGGGTCCTCGGGAGCCTGGCCCTCGTCCCGGGTCTCCCGACGCTGCCATTTCTCCTCCTCGCCGGACTCCTGGCCGCGGCGAACTACGCGCTCCGCGGACGCGGCCCCCAGCCGACCCAGGCTCACGCCGGATCCGCTGGGCCCGCGAGCGGCACTCGCGACAAACCCGAGGGCCTCCCGCCGGTCGACCTCCTGAGCCTCGAAGTGGGATACAACCTGATCCCGCTGGTGGATCCCGCCCAGGGCGGGGAGCTCCTCGAGCGCGTGAAGGCGCTGAGGCAGCAGTTCGCGCTGGACCTCGGGTTCACGGTCCCGCCGGTCCGGGTTCGGGACAACCTGCAGCTTCGCCCCAATAGCTATCTCATCCGCCTCAAGGAGCTCGAGGTGGCTCAGGGAGAAGTGACCCCGGATCGCCTCCTGGCAATCAACCCGGGGACGGCGACCCGGCAGCTGGACGGAATCGAGACCCGCGAGCCCACCTTCGGCGTCCCGGCCCTGTGGATCTCCCCCGCCCTGAAGGACGAGGCTCGCGCGGCGGGATACACGGTCGTCGACCCCGGGACTGTGGTCGCCACCCACCTCTCCGAAACGGTTCGCCGCCACGCCGCGACGCTCCTCACGCGCCAGGCGGTTCAGGAGATGCTGGACCAGGTGAAGGCAAGCCAACCCGCGGTCCTGGATGGGCTCATCCCGGCGCTCCTGCCGCTCGGCGCCGTGCACAAGGTTCTTCAGCTCCTCCTTGCCGAAGAGGTGTCCATCCGGGACCTGCCCACCATCCTCGAGGCCCTGTCGGACTACGCTCCCCATACGAAGGATCCGGCCTACCTGGCCGAGCGGGTGCGGGCCGTCATCCCCGCTGCCGTGATCCACCCGTACCTCGGGCCGAACAAGACGCTGCGTCCGCTCGTGCTCAACCCCGGCGTGGAGCGACTGCTCCGGGCCGGCCTTCAGCGCGGGGAGGGAGCCGGCGCGTTGGTCCTCGAGCCGCACGCGCTCCAGGGGCTCGTGAACGGGGTGGCGCGCGCCCTCGAGCAGGCTG
This Candidatus Rokuibacteriota bacterium DNA region includes the following protein-coding sequences:
- the flhA gene encoding flagellar biosynthesis protein FlhA — its product is MRTAGAAPRTGGGPASLRAERGYPAGLAGGPAIVFTDLGLAGAVLGILGMMVIPLPTVVLDILLSANLSVALLTLLVAMYILKPVEFSAFPSLLLVLTLLRLALNVASTRLILLHGHEGPAAAGEVIRAFGQFVLAGNYVVGLVVFLILVVIQFVVITKGAGRIAEVAARFTLDAMPGKQMSIDADLNAGLITEADARRRREGIAREADFYGAMDGASKFVRGDAVASLIITAINILGGLAVGVLQQGVGLVDALQAYTILTVGDGLVTQIPALIVSTAAGIVVTRAAAESDLSSDLVSQLTLRPRALGVTAGVLGSLALVPGLPTLPFLLLAGLLAAANYALRGRGPQPTQAHAGSAGPASGTRDKPEGLPPVDLLSLEVGYNLIPLVDPAQGGELLERVKALRQQFALDLGFTVPPVRVRDNLQLRPNSYLIRLKELEVAQGEVTPDRLLAINPGTATRQLDGIETREPTFGVPALWISPALKDEARAAGYTVVDPGTVVATHLSETVRRHAATLLTRQAVQEMLDQVKASQPAVLDGLIPALLPLGAVHKVLQLLLAEEVSIRDLPTILEALSDYAPHTKDPAYLAERVRAVIPAAVIHPYLGPNKTLRPLVLNPGVERLLRAGLQRGEGAGALVLEPHALQGLVNGVARALEQAAPGEARPCLLCAQDLRPHLRRLLERSFPHLGVLSYAELPATVTLQPSLPVEVEHAA